In a single window of the Pontibacter russatus genome:
- the gpmI gene encoding 2,3-bisphosphoglycerate-independent phosphoglycerate mutase produces MDKKVLLMILDGWGIATHPEVSAIAKANTPFVDSILAKYPNTRLQASGEAVGLPEGQMGNSEVGHMNIGAGRVVYQDLVRINKAIAERKLATMPVLASAYAYAKENKKPVHLIGLLSDGGVHSHIDHLKALCSVAADQGLREVYIHAFTDGRDTDPKGGVKYINELEQHLEQTTGTIASVVGRYYAMDRDNRWERVKLAYDLMVHGTGTPSQNLIQSVLESYNAGVTDEFIQPIVKVNDQQQPIATIQDGDVVICFNFRTDRGREITQALTQRDFPEQNMHKLNLHYVMMTNYDESFLDVAAIFEKDNLNNTLGEVLAKAGRTQIRIAETEKYPHVTFFFSGGRETAFEGESRLLCPSPKVATYDLQPEMSAYDIRDAIVPELEKKSADFICLNFANPDMVGHTGVFEAAVRACEVVDQCAARVITTALENGYDTIVIADHGNADYMINEDGTPNTAHTTNLVPCILVSNDFKGTLHEGKLGDLAPTILELMGIPQPAEMDGTSLINK; encoded by the coding sequence ATGGATAAAAAGGTTCTCTTAATGATATTGGATGGGTGGGGCATCGCCACGCATCCGGAAGTTTCAGCTATCGCGAAGGCCAACACGCCTTTTGTTGACTCCATCCTTGCGAAGTATCCGAACACCAGGCTGCAGGCCTCCGGTGAGGCGGTGGGCCTGCCCGAAGGGCAGATGGGCAACTCGGAAGTGGGCCATATGAACATCGGCGCCGGGCGCGTGGTGTACCAGGACCTGGTGCGCATCAACAAGGCCATCGCCGAGCGCAAGCTGGCCACCATGCCGGTGCTTGCCAGCGCCTACGCTTACGCCAAAGAAAACAAAAAGCCCGTGCACCTAATCGGGCTGCTCTCCGACGGGGGCGTACACTCGCACATCGACCACCTGAAGGCGCTCTGCTCGGTGGCCGCCGACCAGGGCCTGCGCGAGGTATATATCCATGCCTTTACCGATGGCCGCGACACCGATCCGAAAGGGGGCGTGAAGTATATAAACGAACTGGAGCAGCACCTGGAGCAGACAACGGGCACCATTGCCTCTGTGGTGGGCCGCTACTACGCCATGGACCGCGACAACCGCTGGGAGCGCGTGAAGCTTGCCTACGACCTGATGGTACACGGCACCGGCACGCCGTCCCAAAACCTGATTCAGTCGGTGCTGGAGTCTTATAACGCCGGCGTGACCGACGAGTTTATCCAGCCGATTGTGAAAGTGAACGACCAGCAGCAGCCCATAGCCACCATCCAGGACGGCGACGTGGTGATCTGCTTTAACTTCCGCACTGACAGGGGCCGGGAGATTACGCAGGCGCTGACGCAGCGCGACTTCCCGGAGCAAAACATGCACAAGCTCAACCTGCACTATGTGATGATGACCAACTACGACGAGAGCTTCCTGGACGTAGCAGCCATCTTCGAGAAAGACAACCTGAACAACACCCTGGGCGAGGTGTTGGCCAAGGCGGGCAGAACGCAGATCCGCATCGCCGAGACGGAGAAATACCCGCACGTCACGTTCTTCTTCTCCGGAGGCCGCGAAACGGCTTTTGAGGGCGAGAGCCGCCTGCTGTGCCCGTCGCCAAAGGTGGCCACGTATGACCTGCAGCCGGAGATGAGCGCCTACGACATCCGCGACGCCATCGTGCCGGAGCTGGAGAAAAAGAGCGCTGACTTTATCTGCCTGAACTTCGCCAACCCCGACATGGTGGGCCATACCGGCGTGTTTGAGGCGGCCGTCAGGGCCTGCGAGGTAGTGGACCAGTGTGCGGCAAGAGTGATTACGACAGCGCTGGAGAACGGCTATGACACCATTGTGATTGCAGACCACGGCAACGCCGACTATATGATTAACGAGGATGGCACGCCCAACACGGCCCACACCACCAACCTGGTGCCCTGCATCCTGGTGAGCAACGACTTTAAGGGAACGCTGCACGAAGGAAAGCTCGGAGACCTGGCGCCCACCATTCTGGAGCTGATGGGCATCCCGCAGCCTGCCGAGATGGATGGCACATCACTGATCAATAAGTAG
- a CDS encoding secondary thiamine-phosphate synthase enzyme YjbQ has translation MKWFQREIRLPAVKRGFHLITDLLEAHLPELEDIKTGLAHVFIKHTSASLAINEDADPTVRQDFESHFNQLVPEDQPYYRHTLEGPDDMPAHLKAALLGSSVTIPITNGKLNMGTWQGIYLCEHRNHASKRTIVVTLQGEGF, from the coding sequence ATGAAGTGGTTTCAGCGAGAAATACGGCTGCCTGCCGTTAAAAGGGGCTTTCATCTTATCACAGACCTGCTGGAGGCGCATTTGCCGGAGCTGGAGGATATAAAGACCGGGCTGGCGCATGTCTTCATCAAGCATACCTCTGCCAGCCTCGCCATCAACGAGGACGCCGACCCTACCGTGCGCCAGGACTTTGAGAGCCACTTCAACCAGCTGGTGCCCGAGGACCAACCTTATTATCGCCACACCCTCGAAGGGCCAGATGACATGCCCGCGCACCTGAAGGCGGCGCTGCTCGGGAGTTCTGTTACCATCCCCATCACCAACGGCAAGTTGAACATGGGCACCTGGCAAGGCATTTACCTCTGCGAGCACCGCAACCATGCCTCAAAACGCACCATCGTGGTCACGCTGCAGGGAGAGGGCTTTTAG
- the crtD gene encoding 1-hydroxycarotenoid 3,4-desaturase CrtD, with amino-acid sequence MKKAAIVGAGIGGIAASIRLAVKGYQVTVYEANDSFGGKMQEFWLGGYRFDAGPSLFTLPHLVDELFELAGRNPTDSFSYTRLNPITHYFWPDGSRLKAYADQQEFAREAERQLGVPAQDVLAVLARSRRLYNGTADTFLGKSLHKARTYLSPDVLKALGCLSDLGLTTSMHDANARKFKDQRFVQLLDRFATYNGSDPYQAPGTLNIIPHLEHNLGAFYPEGGMYAIAASLVKLAEELGVEFRYGEPVGQIVTLAGKVMSVQTKHGNFNADVVVSNMDVVPTYRRLLPDHPAPEKTLQQPRSSSALVYYWGIRRQFRDLHLHNIFFSKDYKEEFEHIFRRKTISPDPTVYINITSKLEPGDAPPGCENWFVMVNVPHDQGQDWQQLIAATRASVLGKLSRMLHTDIEPLIEQEQVLDPLLIGHRTSSFAGSLYGSSSNNRMAAFLRHPNFSSQIEGLYFCGGSVHPGGGIPLCLLSAKIVGDLVPAVLPIEEV; translated from the coding sequence ATGAAGAAAGCAGCCATCGTCGGAGCAGGAATCGGGGGAATCGCGGCGTCCATCCGGCTGGCTGTGAAGGGCTACCAGGTGACGGTGTACGAGGCCAACGACAGCTTTGGCGGCAAGATGCAGGAGTTCTGGCTGGGCGGCTACCGCTTCGATGCCGGCCCTTCGCTGTTCACGCTGCCCCACCTCGTGGATGAGCTTTTTGAGTTGGCAGGGCGCAACCCAACGGATTCCTTCTCCTACACCCGCCTCAACCCGATTACGCACTACTTCTGGCCCGACGGCAGCCGCCTGAAAGCCTACGCTGACCAGCAGGAATTTGCCCGGGAGGCGGAGCGGCAACTCGGGGTGCCGGCGCAGGACGTGTTGGCGGTGCTGGCCCGCAGCAGGCGGCTGTATAACGGCACCGCCGACACTTTCCTGGGCAAATCGCTGCACAAGGCGCGCACCTACCTGAGCCCGGATGTGCTGAAGGCGCTCGGCTGCCTCTCCGATCTCGGCCTGACCACCTCGATGCACGACGCCAACGCCAGGAAGTTCAAAGACCAGCGCTTCGTGCAGCTCCTGGACCGCTTCGCCACCTACAACGGCTCCGACCCTTACCAGGCGCCGGGCACGCTCAACATCATTCCGCACCTCGAGCACAACCTCGGGGCTTTTTACCCGGAGGGCGGCATGTATGCCATTGCGGCCAGCCTGGTGAAGCTGGCGGAGGAACTGGGCGTGGAGTTCCGGTATGGCGAACCGGTGGGGCAGATTGTGACGCTGGCGGGCAAGGTGATGAGCGTGCAAACGAAGCACGGCAATTTTAACGCGGATGTGGTGGTGAGCAACATGGACGTGGTGCCCACCTACCGCAGGCTCCTCCCCGACCACCCGGCCCCGGAGAAAACGCTGCAGCAACCGCGCTCCAGCTCGGCGCTTGTCTATTACTGGGGCATCCGGCGACAGTTCCGGGACCTGCACCTGCACAATATCTTCTTCAGCAAAGACTACAAGGAGGAGTTTGAGCACATTTTCCGGCGAAAGACCATCAGCCCAGACCCCACGGTATATATAAACATTACTTCCAAGCTGGAGCCGGGCGATGCCCCGCCCGGCTGCGAGAACTGGTTTGTGATGGTGAACGTGCCGCACGACCAGGGCCAGGACTGGCAGCAACTGATCGCCGCCACCAGAGCAAGCGTCTTAGGGAAACTGAGCCGGATGCTGCACACAGACATAGAGCCGCTGATTGAGCAGGAACAGGTGCTGGACCCGCTGCTGATCGGGCACCGCACCTCGTCTTTTGCCGGTTCCCTGTATGGCAGCAGTTCCAACAACAGGATGGCCGCCTTCCTGCGCCACCCGAACTTCAGTTCGCAGATAGAGGGGCTTTATTTCTGCGGCGGCAGCGTACACCCGGGCGGCGGTATCCCCCTGTGCCTGCTTTCAGCCAAAATAGTGGGGGATTTGGTACCCGCCGTGTTACCGATAGAAGAAGTATAG
- a CDS encoding TetR/AcrR family transcriptional regulator → MTLSETILGETLRIFRAEGIEANAEEDLIRKLDIRKSTYHELFRSKADLVKRVTLFDIAKQKEEQRLLLATASNPVEEIMLLLRNGIAQMQTINPLFISDMQQHYPEAWALTLDYLSNYSQHLNTEILNRGILQGYFRRDINLQLVTKIILEQFFMMINPLIFPPAKYSLPEVFRSIYLYYVRGICTEQGGKMAEEYFAKNNL, encoded by the coding sequence ATGACTTTATCAGAAACAATCTTGGGGGAGACGCTGCGCATCTTCAGGGCAGAAGGAATAGAGGCGAACGCGGAGGAAGACCTCATCCGGAAACTGGACATCCGCAAGTCGACCTACCACGAGTTGTTCCGCAGCAAGGCAGACCTGGTGAAGCGGGTGACGCTTTTTGACATAGCAAAGCAGAAGGAGGAGCAGCGGCTGCTGCTGGCAACTGCCAGCAACCCGGTGGAGGAAATCATGCTCCTGCTGCGGAACGGCATCGCCCAGATGCAGACGATAAACCCGCTCTTTATAAGCGATATGCAGCAGCACTACCCCGAGGCATGGGCGCTGACGCTGGATTACCTGAGCAACTACTCGCAGCACCTGAACACCGAAATTCTCAACCGGGGCATTTTGCAGGGCTACTTCCGGCGGGACATCAACCTGCAACTGGTCACCAAAATTATCCTGGAGCAGTTTTTCATGATGATCAACCCCCTCATTTTCCCGCCTGCCAAGTACAGCCTGCCGGAGGTGTTCCGGAGCATCTACCTCTACTACGTGCGGGGCATCTGCACCGAGCAGGGCGGTAAAATGGCCGAGGAGTACTTCGCCAAGAACAACCTGTAA
- a CDS encoding DUF6952 family protein codes for MKIPAIKKLVENNTLEELMAAEAAIVDEQQPAIEVEGEDEGEQLTHVLAAVWILNEMGDNGTDFKSALRMYTQKVRVSIS; via the coding sequence ATGAAAATACCTGCCATAAAAAAACTTGTTGAGAACAACACCCTGGAAGAGCTGATGGCCGCCGAGGCCGCCATCGTGGACGAGCAGCAGCCCGCCATAGAGGTAGAGGGCGAGGACGAAGGCGAGCAACTGACGCACGTGCTGGCCGCCGTCTGGATACTGAACGAGATGGGAGACAACGGCACCGACTTTAAATCCGCCCTGCGCATGTACACTCAGAAAGTGCGCGTTTCCATCAGCTAA
- a CDS encoding M43 family zinc metalloprotease: MSLAIASFARQPDAVASARGRTCATEAYTVVQQAQAPGLKARQQALQQEVQQALAQQGRGQALQADVVVTVPVVFHVVYNDAAENIPDAALLSQLEVLNADFRRLNADTLNTPDYFRSFAADTKIQFCLASVDPEGDLTTGITRTSTSSTFEYISDNVKYTSKGGVDAWDRDQYLNIWVCKIKGEILGYASQPGGPAATDGVVLHYEVVGAAPANTFATNYNRGRTATHEVGHWLGLGHVWGSGYTCSDSDGIDDTPNQMAENTGCNTGIKSSCDDSPFGDMYQNYMDYSDDACMNLFTRGQASYMQTVLATSRSSLLNSLACSGTLRSDFKTTSANDTLTMAGKRVKFSDASVGIRPTAWLWEFEGGVPAASAEQHPVVLYPQPGRYSVKLTITNGDQRSTAVKENLVHITVSDLVVYPNPATDFITIEQPARVTVRHVELLNQMGQVLVSEETKDRVLRLDVRHLPQGVYILRIKSSSGLERRKVSVLR; encoded by the coding sequence ATGAGCCTTGCCATCGCCAGCTTTGCCCGGCAGCCGGATGCTGTTGCCAGTGCCCGTGGCCGCACCTGCGCCACGGAGGCTTACACGGTGGTGCAGCAGGCGCAGGCCCCCGGCCTGAAGGCAAGGCAACAGGCGTTGCAGCAGGAAGTGCAGCAGGCGCTGGCGCAACAGGGGCGGGGACAGGCCTTGCAGGCGGATGTCGTCGTCACGGTTCCGGTGGTTTTCCATGTGGTTTATAATGATGCCGCAGAGAATATCCCGGACGCCGCCCTGCTCTCGCAGCTCGAGGTGCTGAACGCCGATTTCCGGCGGCTGAACGCCGACACCCTGAACACACCGGATTATTTCAGGTCTTTTGCCGCCGACACCAAAATCCAGTTCTGCCTGGCCTCTGTGGACCCGGAGGGCGACCTGACCACGGGCATCACCCGCACCTCCACCTCCAGCACCTTCGAGTACATCTCCGACAACGTGAAATACACTAGCAAGGGAGGGGTGGATGCCTGGGACCGGGACCAGTACCTGAATATATGGGTCTGCAAGATCAAGGGAGAAATCCTAGGCTACGCCTCGCAGCCCGGCGGACCGGCAGCCACTGACGGCGTGGTGCTGCACTACGAGGTGGTGGGGGCGGCACCGGCCAACACCTTTGCCACGAATTATAACAGGGGCCGCACCGCTACCCATGAGGTGGGCCACTGGCTGGGCCTGGGGCACGTGTGGGGCAGCGGCTATACCTGCTCCGACTCAGACGGCATAGACGACACCCCCAACCAGATGGCCGAGAACACCGGGTGCAACACCGGCATCAAATCGTCCTGCGACGACAGCCCCTTCGGCGACATGTACCAGAACTACATGGACTACAGCGACGATGCCTGTATGAACCTCTTCACCAGGGGCCAGGCCAGCTACATGCAAACGGTGCTGGCCACCTCCCGCAGCAGCCTTCTCAACTCGCTTGCCTGCAGCGGCACGCTCCGCTCCGACTTCAAGACAACCTCCGCCAACGACACCCTGACGATGGCGGGCAAGCGCGTTAAATTTTCGGATGCCTCGGTGGGCATTCGCCCGACGGCGTGGCTGTGGGAGTTTGAGGGTGGCGTGCCGGCCGCCTCTGCCGAGCAGCACCCGGTTGTGCTGTATCCGCAGCCGGGCAGGTACAGCGTGAAGCTCACCATCACGAACGGCGACCAGCGCAGCACCGCGGTAAAGGAAAACCTGGTGCATATAACGGTGAGCGACCTGGTAGTATACCCAAACCCGGCCACTGACTTTATCACCATCGAGCAGCCCGCCCGCGTAACGGTGCGCCACGTGGAACTCTTGAACCAAATGGGCCAGGTGCTGGTGAGCGAGGAAACAAAAGACCGTGTGCTGCGCCTCGACGTGCGCCACCTGCCGCAGGGGGTTTATATCCTCCGTATCAAGAGTTCCAGCGGTTTGGAACGAAGGAAGGTGAGCGTGCTTCGGTAA
- a CDS encoding carotenoid biosynthesis protein, which translates to MQRYKRYALPLALAVLLIFHGVGLWGLLWSGDPEYFQQLTPMNLLLTNALLFSFHRHWNGAFALFAAAVFAVGFLSEVVGVHTGLLFGDYSYGAALGAKLWEVPLLIGLNWLMLVYATGHISNYTGLPWLAKALVGALLMVLLDYFIEPVAMRYDFWSWQGNHIPVSNFIGWFGVALLLQLYFQRANIFKQNRLAPYVYLVQLIFFICLFSLL; encoded by the coding sequence TTGCAGCGATACAAACGATATGCCCTGCCCCTTGCGCTGGCGGTGCTCCTCATCTTCCATGGCGTAGGCTTGTGGGGCCTGCTGTGGAGCGGCGACCCGGAGTATTTTCAGCAGCTGACGCCGATGAACCTGCTGCTCACGAATGCGCTGCTTTTCAGCTTCCACCGGCACTGGAACGGCGCCTTCGCGCTTTTTGCGGCGGCGGTGTTTGCGGTGGGCTTTTTGTCGGAGGTAGTGGGGGTGCATACGGGCCTGCTCTTCGGGGACTACAGCTACGGAGCGGCGCTGGGCGCGAAGCTGTGGGAGGTGCCGCTGCTCATCGGGCTCAACTGGCTGATGCTGGTCTACGCCACCGGCCACATCAGCAACTATACCGGGCTGCCCTGGCTGGCAAAGGCGCTGGTAGGGGCGCTACTGATGGTGCTGCTGGATTATTTTATCGAGCCCGTCGCCATGCGCTACGATTTCTGGAGCTGGCAGGGCAACCATATCCCTGTCTCCAACTTCATCGGCTGGTTTGGAGTGGCGCTGTTGCTGCAACTGTACTTCCAGAGGGCAAATATTTTTAAGCAGAACAGGCTGGCCCCGTACGTGTACCTTGTGCAGCTGATCTTTTTTATATGCCTCTTCAGCCTGTTATGA
- a CDS encoding thioredoxin family protein, whose amino-acid sequence MAVIQATDTDFNEILTSNQKVVVKYYADWCGNCRLFAPKFKRMSDDEQLAGVAFVDVNAEKSPEARKKAGVTNLPFFAVFKDGQLVDTVAASKEEAVRNLVQKLNA is encoded by the coding sequence ATGGCCGTTATACAAGCAACCGACACAGATTTTAACGAGATACTCACCTCAAACCAGAAAGTGGTGGTGAAATACTACGCTGACTGGTGCGGCAACTGCCGCCTGTTCGCCCCCAAGTTCAAGCGCATGTCCGACGACGAGCAGCTCGCAGGCGTCGCTTTCGTGGACGTGAACGCCGAAAAGAGCCCGGAGGCCCGCAAGAAGGCCGGCGTGACCAACCTGCCGTTCTTCGCCGTTTTCAAAGACGGGCAACTGGTAGACACCGTGGCCGCCAGCAAGGAAGAGGCCGTTCGTAACCTGGTACAGAAATTAAACGCATAG
- the prfA gene encoding peptide chain release factor 1, with protein sequence MLDKLKAINQRFEEVSQLLIQPDVASDMKKYKALNKEYKDLEKIVVEYKKYLNILSNIDNAKQVIATEKDEDFREMAKEELDELLPQREQMEDFLKELLIPKDPNDSKDIIMEIRAGAGGDEASIFAGDLYRMYSRFAEKMGWRVELIDAQEGTSGGYKEIIVGMSGEDVYGKLKFESGVHRVQRVPATETQGRIHTSVASVVVLPEVEEFDIELDMNDIRKDLFCSSGPGGQSVNTTYSAVRLTHIPTGLVAQCQDQKSQLKNFDKALAVLRSRIYEQELAKKQEEEGAQRKSMVGGGDRSDKIRTYNYPQGRVTDHRIGYTVYNLPSVMDGGIEDFVEELRIAENAERLKEGAAA encoded by the coding sequence ATGTTAGACAAGTTAAAAGCCATTAATCAGCGGTTCGAGGAGGTAAGCCAGTTGCTTATCCAGCCCGATGTGGCCAGCGACATGAAGAAATACAAGGCGCTGAACAAGGAGTACAAGGACCTGGAGAAAATAGTAGTTGAATATAAGAAGTACCTCAACATCCTGAGCAACATCGACAACGCCAAGCAGGTAATTGCCACCGAGAAGGACGAGGATTTCCGGGAGATGGCCAAGGAAGAGCTGGACGAGCTGCTGCCGCAGCGCGAGCAGATGGAGGATTTCCTGAAGGAGCTCCTGATCCCGAAAGACCCCAACGACAGCAAGGACATCATCATGGAGATCCGCGCGGGCGCGGGTGGCGACGAAGCCTCCATCTTTGCCGGCGACCTGTACCGCATGTACAGCCGCTTCGCTGAGAAGATGGGCTGGCGCGTGGAGCTGATCGATGCGCAGGAAGGCACATCTGGTGGCTACAAAGAAATCATCGTGGGCATGTCAGGCGAAGACGTATATGGCAAGCTCAAGTTCGAGTCGGGCGTACACCGCGTGCAGCGGGTGCCGGCCACCGAAACGCAGGGCCGCATCCACACGTCGGTGGCGTCGGTGGTGGTGCTGCCCGAGGTGGAGGAGTTCGACATCGAGCTCGACATGAACGACATCCGCAAAGACCTGTTCTGCTCTTCGGGCCCCGGCGGGCAGTCGGTAAACACGACGTATTCTGCCGTGCGCCTCACACACATCCCCACGGGCCTTGTGGCGCAGTGCCAGGACCAGAAATCGCAGCTCAAGAACTTCGACAAGGCGCTGGCGGTGCTCCGCTCGCGCATATATGAGCAGGAACTGGCCAAGAAGCAGGAAGAGGAAGGCGCCCAGCGCAAGAGCATGGTGGGTGGCGGCGACCGCTCCGACAAAATCCGCACCTACAACTATCCCCAGGGCCGCGTGACTGACCACCGCATTGGCTATACCGTGTATAACCTGCCCAGCGTGATGGATGGCGGCATCGAGGATTTTGTGGAGGAACTGCGCATCGCGGAGAACGCCGAGAGACTGAAAGAAGGCGCCGCAGCATAA
- a CDS encoding DUF4783 domain-containing protein, which translates to MKNFKHLVVAFSLVMVAVLFTAGQAVAQGEAMSSVTSAMKAGSAKELSRNFGSMVEITLDGGEATNYSSTQAEFVMKNFFAKNAPVDFSVNHNGASDKGQLYAIGTYASKGDSYTVLIRMKSANGKYLIHSMNFIKD; encoded by the coding sequence ATGAAAAACTTTAAACACCTTGTAGTAGCATTTTCTTTAGTGATGGTGGCCGTGCTTTTCACGGCAGGGCAGGCCGTGGCGCAGGGCGAGGCAATGAGCAGCGTGACGTCGGCCATGAAGGCGGGCTCCGCCAAAGAACTGTCGCGGAACTTCGGCAGCATGGTGGAAATTACGCTGGACGGCGGCGAGGCGACCAACTACAGCAGCACGCAGGCCGAGTTCGTGATGAAGAACTTCTTCGCCAAAAACGCCCCCGTGGACTTCAGTGTGAACCACAACGGCGCCTCCGACAAAGGGCAGCTCTACGCCATCGGCACTTATGCCTCCAAAGGAGACTCCTACACGGTGCTCATCCGGATGAAGTCGGCGAACGGCAAATACCTGATCCACTCGATGAACTTTATAAAAGATTAA